CATTCATCGGCTAAATGAGAGCATTCTTAAGCATTAAGTTTAATATTGCTTGAGTATATATCCACAACGAGACATGCACAGTGCAAACGCGACAGGCAGAACAATATGAAGCCGTTTAATTTGTAGGCGCTTTTACGCCTTAAACGAGGTAATAAGCAATAACGTATAAGCTATCGACATTGGGATAAATTTCACGAATAACTGCTTTCAGTTCTGGAAGTGACATGTTTTCCTGCTGAGCATGAAATTCTGTCAGATCATCGAACTGAATCGCGGTTACCGATACAATTTTCAAAGCACAAAACCAACGGCCAGTTTCATAAGTCGACACCTGAACAACCGAGTTTATTTCATAGTCTTTTTCTGATTCATCTCGGATGGTGATGGTCTTTTTACCCGATAAAATATCGGTTTCAAATCGCTCAAAGAATGTCATTTCAGAAAAGCTCATTTTATCTCCTTTTTTCAATACCGTAAATTACCCGAATGTATTCACATTCAGGCTTCAAGCCAACAACCGGAATTAGACCACAATACCGACTATGAACCAAAGGTTCTCGAACAACTTTAATAGCCGGTCTTTGTTCATGAAAAAAGAATAACTAACTACCTGTTTTCTCATTTTCCAACTAAACTGAGAAAGTATTGATAAATCGATGATATGTATGTTTTTTTAAACAGTTAATCTACCCTCTTTCGTGAAACTGAATGAACTTATACAAAATAAATCCAGAGACTCAATCCAGCATACGCATGAAATTTCGGGCTCGAATAGAGCTTCTTTTAGGGATCGGAATCGTCCTTACTCTTACCCTGCTTTCCTCTGCATTTGAAATAGAGTTTGTTGAATCTCTATTTGAATTTACCCGAGCGCATGAAGATTGGGAGTTAGATGAAATTATTTTTAGCTTTATCTGGGTCGCTTTAATCTCTTCCATTTATGGTGTTCGACGCGTTCTCGATATCAAAACCGTTAACAAAGAAGTGTCTCAACGCGCCTACTACGACTCATTAACAGGCTTACCAAATAGAAGCATGGCGCTCTATCAGCTTGAAATGTCCCTTAAGCGTGCCAAGCAGCGCAACCTATCTATCGTTGTTATTTTTCTAGATTTAGATAGTTTTAAAGAAGTTAATGATTCTCACGGGCATGACTCTGGTGATCTATTAATAAAAAAATTGGAAAGAAGATAGAATCTATTCTTAACGATAATGACACCGTATGTCGACTCGGTGGCGATGAGTTTTTAGTCATCGGTGAGTACCCTAAGAACTCGGACAATATCGCTGTACTCGTTAACAAAGTCGAACAATGCCAAGGCGAATCATTCAGTATTAACAATCGAAGAATTACAACGAGTTTCAGTATTGGTGCCGCTATTTCATCTTTACATGGCGACTCGGTCAAAGAACTATTGATCGCAGCCGATAACGCAATGTACGAAGCAAAAAGAAATAAACGACACTCCGCTTGCTACTATACCGATGAAATAGGAGATAAAATTTCAGAACGAAATCAATTATCTTCGAAGCTAAGACATGCGATTGAAAACGAACAACTTTATTTGGTTTTTCAACCTATCATATGCAGTAATTCTGGCACAATTAAAGGTTATGAAGCACTAACTCGTTGGAATCTCGACGGCACTCATATCAACCCTGAATTGGTTGTTTCACTGGCAGAAGACATCGGCGCTTCTGAAATATTCTATAAATGGCTTATAAAAACAGCCTTGAAAGAGACTTCCCACTTTTTAAAACAGTCTCAATTTGTCGCTATTAACGTATCAGCTAAACAATTTTTAGATGAATACTTCTTAACCAACACGCGTCAGTTCCTCTCAATGTATGACGACTTCTTAATTGAATTGGAAATTACGGAAACTTCATTGCTTACCGACTTCGAAGAAACCACATACAGAATTGATGAGTTAAATAAATTGGGTATCAAGGTGATGATTGATGATTTTGGTACAGGCTATTCTTCGTTAAGCCGCTTAAAACACCTAAACGTCGATAAAATTAAAATTGATCGCTCTTTCTTATTAGACGCTGAAATCGACCCTAAAAGTGCAGGGATTTATGAGAGCATCGTTGGACTCGCTCAAAAATTAGACATTGATGTTGTAGCGGAAGGTATTGAAACAACCCAACAGTTTGCTTTCCTTGGCCAGTTTTCCCCTATTTACATGCAAGGTTACCTATTCCAAAAACCTTTACCTAAAGAGAAACAAAGACCTGAAGCTGAAATTAGATCAATTATTTTAAAAACAGATGATTAGATAATAATTAGCTACACTTTTGATTAAACAAACACCGCTAACTTCAATATCAAAAACAGAGCCATGCTAACAACGGTCGTCCAAAGCACATTCTTGGTTTTCCACACCATTACTGCCGCAAAGAGTGCGCCAAGCAAATAAGGATTAGTCGGGGAAATCGCAAGATCTCCATCTCTGATAAATACAATCGGTGCCCAAATAGCGGTTAATATAGCAGGGCTTGAATAAGCCAGTAATCTTTGAGTAGTGTGATTGAGTTTAATAGGTAGCTTAGGCTCTAAAAATAGATAACGGCTAAAAAATACTAGGCCAGCCATAGCAAATATGGACAGTAGGATCATCTTTCACCTTCTATGCTCTGATCACTTTGAGTATTATGCTTAAGCTTTTTATTCCTCATTAGGGACTCACAAGCAAAACCACTAACCATACCGCAGACGCTGGATATTATAAGTCCACCTTCAATACTGAAATACGCCATAGCAACCGACAGAACTAACGCGACAAGAACAGAGACGAGAATAGGACTATCTTTTATAGTAGGGACAACCAAAGCAATAAAAGTCGCTGCAACGGCGAATTCCAGTCCAAATCGATCTAAATTCGGTATCTGGCTTCCCGCAACGATACCCACCAAGGTTGCGATATTCCAGACCAGATAAAAACTTAACCCAGCACCTAACGCGTACCAGGGCTTAAATCTCTCTGGCGTTTGGTTACCAACGACAGCAAACAATTCATCTGTAAGCAAAAAACCGAGTAATAATCGCCACTTAATCGGCAGAGGCGCAATCTTTCCTCGCATAGAAACACTATACAGAAAATGTCTGGATGTAATGAAAAACGTAGTGAGAAGCATAGTACTTAACCCTACTCCCGCTTTGAACATCCCAACGGCAACCAATTGAGCAGAGCCCGCAAATAATATGGCTGACAGCGCCTGTCCTTCAAAGGGACTCAGCCCAACATCCATAGCAAACGATCCCACAAGAAATCCCCATGGTATCACCGCTACACAAAGTGGAAATATAGCGACAGCTCCCTGCCAAAATAACCGTTTATTCGATATCAAACTTGGCTACCTTCAGCCCCTTCAATCAAGGAATCAAATTGTAAATTACCACGTAATGACTCTAGATCCGGTTCTTCTGCTGCCAGTTCACGTATAGAAGCACTTACTTCAATGGAACGATGAAGGTCGTATATCGCTTGCTCTTCTGCTCCAAGACGAGCATATGAACAAGCCCTTTGATATAACGCATGTGCATTTTTGTCATCAACTTCAAGCACTCGATTACATAGGCTCATCGCCCAATGATATTCGCTCATTTCCATCGCTGCATCCGCTTTGTAAGTCAGTGCTTCTAAATCTCCTGGGCGAATTTGAAGTATCTCGTCACAAACTTCCATTTTCTGTTCGGGTGTTTGCGCATTTTGTGCCCGTAACCAAAGGTTGTGTACTTCGTTAATAATCTCAATTTCTTGGTTATTTTCAGAAATAATACGCGTTTTACGCTTAAGATCTCGCTCAAGCGCTAGGAATTTGGTTTCGTACTCTTTCGCCAGTTTATTTAGACGCGCATCAGCCATTTCTTTGGTACTTTGCTTCATTTCTTTCAAAGACTGCCAACCAACTAATGCAATAAGCGAGGCAACTCCAGCAATAATATAAAAGAAATACGTTACGGTAACATTTGCATAATTCATGGACTTATCGGCAACTTCCAATTCACGGTCGGTGATTTGAATAACCATTCTACGTTCAAGGTCTTGCTGATCTTGCCTAAGCGCTTTCAACTCGTCCAATATATAGCGCTCAACAAGTGGGCGCTCCAAAATATCACTTTCAGAGTATTTTTCTGCTGCTACACCACTAAAAGAGATAAATAGAGCTACAAAAAGCACCAATAAATTTTTCATCACAGTCACAACCAAAATATGTGCATTAAAGAAGCTATACAATAGGAGGTAAACCCTGTCCTTTCAAGCAGTAATAGGTTTACTTACCTTTAAAAAAACAATAAAAAAGGCGAGTCCTAAGAATCGCCTATATATTCACTGCTTCGTCGTAGCTATTGAGTTGCTTCCTTACACACTTTTTTCTGTACCGCAGGAGGAGCAGGTTCATAATGACTCAAAGTCATACTAAAAGTGCCTTCTCCACCTGTGATAGCTCGAATACGGCGCGAGTATTCTTGTAGCTCATTTATAGGAGATTTCGCTTTAAGCAATGTGAAGTTATTGGGTTCAGGTTGACTACCTTCAATCAAGCCCCGATTACCAGAAAGATCACCAGACACATCCCCTACACACTGTGTAGGGATATGCAGATCCAATTGCACAATAGGCTCTAATACGATGGGATCTGCCTTATTAACTGCATCCAAAAAGGCTTTCTTGCCTGCAATGACAAAAGCGATTTCTTTTGAATCGACCGAATGGTACTTACCCTCGTAAACCGTTACTTCAATATCCTTAATTGGATTACCTGAAATTGCCCCGTCTTCGAGTGCCTGCCAAACGCCTTTTTCTACCGCAGGAATTAACGATGTCGGGATAGAGCCTCCAACAACTTTATTTACGAAACTAAACCCAGCACCACGCTCCAATGGACGAACTTTAAGTTGAACTTCACCAAACTGACCGGCACCTCCACTCTGTTTTTTATGGCGGTACTGCCCCTCTGCTGGTTTGGTTATGGTTTCAAAATACTCTACGCTCGGTTGACTGGTTTCTACTTCAAGTTTATAAACCATAGCCATTTTTTCTAAGGCCACTTTTAGATGAAATTCACCTTGCCCGCTAATCAGTGTCTCATTTGTCCGAACTCTGTGCTCAATTCTAATTGAAGGGTCTTCTGCTGAGATACGATTCAATATCTCAGATAGTTTCTGTTCGTCACCGCGCTTTTTAGGTTTCACCACTAAGCTATACATAGATTGAGGAAAACTAAGTGTACGCATATGAATGCCATCTTCTTCATGTGAATCGTGGACAACCGAATCAAAGAACAAATCATCAACCTTAGCTAATACACAATAATCACCAGCGATTGCTTTTTGAATTTCTCTTCTCTGCTTACCTTGCAACTGATAAAGGTGACCCACTTTAAATGCTTTATTACTTTCACCAATATAAAGCTGACTACCCGCATTAATTTCACCTTGGAAAAGGCGAATATAAGCTAATTTCCCCATATAAGGGTCAACACTGATTTTATAAACATGTGCGACACTGTGCTCCAAAGAGTCACAATTCACTTTAACTTGTTTCCCTTCTTTTTCTAATAGAGGAGGATTTCCTTCATTCGGCATTGGCATGATTTCAGCTAATATTCTCAATAACTGCTCTACACCAGCGCCTGTTTCTGCCGATACAAAACAGATCGGGATAATATGGCCAGTTCTTAATGACTCTTCAAACGGATCGTGTAATTGGTTGGGGCTAAGCTCAGAACCCTGCTCTAAATAGACTTCCATTAACTCTTCATCAACTTCTATCACTTGGTCAACGAGGCTTTCGTGAGCCATCGTTACATTGTCGAAGAGAGTAGCCGTATCGTATTTAGGCTCAAAATAACAATCGACGACCGAAGTCCCATCTTCAGATGGCAAGTTAATGGGTAAGCAGCTGTCGCCAAAGTGCTCTGCTATATCAGCCATCAGTTCTACGACTTTATTTGAATTAAGATCGATTTTGTTTACCACAATCATTTGACATTTTTTTTGCTCTTTAGCAAAGGCAAATAATCGATCAGAAACTTGGTTTAAAGGGGTATTCGCATCGAGAACCAGTGCCGTAGATTCAACCGCTGGAAAGATACTAAAGGTACGACCAAGCAGTTCTGCTTGACCTGGCGTATCAATGTAATTCATCCTGTGGTTATCCCAACACAATGCGATGGGCGTTGCCTCAATACTATGTTTATACTGAATTGACTGCGGATCAAAATCAGTAACGGTATCCCCTTTCTCAACGCGTCCAAGCGTATTAATAGTTTTAGATTCGAACAGTAGGCGCTCTATAAGGCTGGTTTTACCGGTACCAGTTTGGCCGATAAAAGCGATATTGCGGATTTTATTTACGGGCATAATAAACTCCTAAAATTATGTGAACGTTTTCTTTAAAAAAACACCTTCAGAGTAGGCGGGCTCACCGCCTTCTCGTCTTCCACGTCATTTTTCGGATTACTATATGCAAAGTCGATCCTTCAACTCACTTAGTTACACCTAGCTTGAACCTATTCCCATAAAAAAAATGTGACTTAATTCATAGCTGTAACAGGAGAGAAAAAAGGGTAATCAAAATTTGAACTAAACAACGTGTTTTAAGCAACATACAAATGTAAAAAAGGAGCTGTGTTAACAGCTCCTTTTTAAGAGGTCTTTCTAGATTAAGAACTGGTCGCTAAAGCACGTTTTACTGAGCCAAATAGGTACCTAATGAGTTTGTTAAACGCTGGAATTTGGCTTGATAGGATTAATAGAATAATCACGACAAGCGCAAGTGAGATAGGACGTTCAACCATTGGCCACAAGCTACCACCCGTTGTTTTCAAGCCCGTTCTCAATGAGGTATCTGCCATTGGCCCTAATATGACCCCAATCACCAGTGGTGCAATTGGGATCCTGAGTTTCATAAAGAAATAAGAAATAACCCCAATGATACCCATTAAGTAAAGGTTGAATACACGAAGACCCAAGGCAAACGAACCGATAACACACAATACCGCAATCAATGGCATGAACAACGTTTGTGGGATACGTAGGATGTAAATAACCTGCTTAGACAAGATCATGCCACAGATCCACATTGCAATTGCTGCAGCAAACAGTATCGCCGTCACTTCTGGAATGAAGGTCGGATTAGTCTTAAGCAGCATTGGGCCTGGCGCTATATTATGTAACATCAATGCCCCTAACAACATTACCGCAGGTGGTGATCCCGGAATACCTAAACTCAGTAGTGGGATCATCGCCCCACCCACGCACGCTTGGTTAGCGGTTGCAGTGGCAATCACACCCTCGGCTTTACCTGTACCAAATTCTTCTGGGTTCTTATTGGTTTTTCTCGCAACACCGTACGCAACCCAAGCGGCAATATCTTCACCAATACCCGGCACCGCACCGATACCCACACCAATCAAAGCAGATGAAACGATGTTTTTGGTGTTCTTGTACATGGTTTTGAAGTCAGGCAGCAGTTTACCAAACGAAGAACCCATCTTGCCCATCTTCATTTTAGATTCCAACACCGACATGATTTGTGGCATACCAAAAGCACCGATAAGCACAGGCACTACATCGATACCATTATCAAGCTCGTGCATCCCAAAAGTGAAACGTGGGTACATCTGCATGTGGTCTTGACCAATGGTGGATAACCAAATACCAAATAAACCCGCAACCCAACCTTTTATTGCCAGATCTGGCGAGGTCAAACTGCCACTGATCAAGATGCCAAACAGGGCGAGTAAAAAGTATTCGTAAGAGGTGAACTGCAAAGCGGCTTGAGCAATCACAGGAGAAAGCAGTGCCACAAAAATCATTCCAATAAACGAGCCGATCAACGATGACGTTGTGGTTAAACCGAACGCTCTCCCCACCTGCCCTTTTTTGGCCATCGGGTAGCCATCCATTGCGGTAGCCGCCGATGCAGCCGTGCCCGGAATGTTAAGTAAAATAGCGGTATACATACCACCGTACACGCCACCAACGTAGATGGCGAGCAAGGCAAGCAACGCCGTTTGACTATCTAAGCCATAGGTGAGCGTGGTTAATAACGCCACACCGAGCGTTGCCGTTAAACCGGGCATCGCGCCAAAAATAATACCGAGAAAGGTACTGCCGACCAATATGAGCACTAACGTTGGCGAAGTAAATATTTGCCAAAGCATACCGGTAAATATAGATAAAATATCCATTACGTTATTCCTTAATTAGAAAGCATCATCCAGCTCTGCCGTTTCGTCCGCTGACAAGGTTTTGCCTTCTTTCACTTCTTTTTGACCTGCGTACTTAAAGTAGGTGGTGTTCAACACTTGCTCAACGACAATGCCTTCTTTTGGTAACGGTACTAAAAGGAAGTAGCGGAAAATGGGGCAAATCACCAATGGGAAGAGAAATGAGACCAAAGCAAGAACTTTTACCTTTCGTTTAAACTCTGCGCCATACTGTTTTTCACTGATTTTAAACAGCGCAAAAATAGCGATAGCAGCCACGATCAAAATAATGTCGGTGGTAAATTCGTACCCAGCATTGATTGTTTCGTCTAAACCTGAGCCAAAGATAGCAACAGATAGAACCATGAAGGCCGAATACAACTTGATGAGTTTTGACGAGATTTTAGGTTCATCTAAATAGTACAAACCGATATAAAACAGAAGAAAGACAAGTGATGCTAAAAAGAAATCATACCAAGTGATCATGATGTAGATATAAGTCAGGATCCCACCACCTGAGATAAGAAAGCCCGATGGATTAACATCTTTGATCCTTTCCATAAACAATGTACGGCCGTTTTCTTTCGCATTATTTACAAACAATACGATGCCAGCGAGCAATAAAGCCGCACCAATAAAGAGTGGTAACAAGCCCGGTGATTCGTACCACGTTGTTTTAACCCCACCTACGGTGCCAGAAAAGGGCATCGTCAGTGAGTGAGCAATAATAAATATAGAAAAAACAATAACAACAGCTGAAAAAATAAAATCCCAGCCATGAAGGGCAAGCTCTTCTTCTTGTCTTGCTTTTTCTTCTAATAGCGAGCCATCATCGAAGTCTTTCATTGACTCTGACATATCGATTCCCTCAGAATTAAACAAACATTTTCCATATCTATGCATGGAAAACTAAGTGATAAAGATGGCACTGGTGGAGCCAATGCCATCGAGTTGGTTGGTTATGGTTTTGGAATACCTAATGAAGCAGGGTCAATCTTAGCCGCTTTCAAATCCCACAATGTCCATGAGAACAAGGACTCTAGACGAGCCATACGCTCATTTGCTGTTTTACCGTACTCACCCACTAAGCTGTAGTAGTTTTCAGCCGCGTATTTGGTAACTTCTTCACTTTCCATCGCCGCAATAAACGCCTTAGCGACCTTTTTCTTAATATCTACTGGTGTTTCTTTTTTCATTGCAAAACCAATAGATTGAGAGATTGGTAGGTAGTCGCCTAATGCAGGGTATTTAACGATCGCCGATGGGATAGTCATACCACCCACTTCGAAGCCTTTTTCTGTAAGCGTACCTA
The DNA window shown above is from Vibrio algarum and carries:
- a CDS encoding tripartite tricarboxylate transporter TctB family protein, whose translation is MSESMKDFDDGSLLEEKARQEEELALHGWDFIFSAVVIVFSIFIIAHSLTMPFSGTVGGVKTTWYESPGLLPLFIGAALLLAGIVLFVNNAKENGRTLFMERIKDVNPSGFLISGGGILTYIYIMITWYDFFLASLVFLLFYIGLYYLDEPKISSKLIKLYSAFMVLSVAIFGSGLDETINAGYEFTTDIILIVAAIAIFALFKISEKQYGAEFKRKVKVLALVSFLFPLVICPIFRYFLLVPLPKEGIVVEQVLNTTYFKYAGQKEVKEGKTLSADETAELDDAF
- a CDS encoding AzlD domain-containing protein; protein product: MILLSIFAMAGLVFFSRYLFLEPKLPIKLNHTTQRLLAYSSPAILTAIWAPIVFIRDGDLAISPTNPYLLGALFAAVMVWKTKNVLWTTVVSMALFLILKLAVFV
- a CDS encoding AzlC family ABC transporter permease, which encodes MSNKRLFWQGAVAIFPLCVAVIPWGFLVGSFAMDVGLSPFEGQALSAILFAGSAQLVAVGMFKAGVGLSTMLLTTFFITSRHFLYSVSMRGKIAPLPIKWRLLLGFLLTDELFAVVGNQTPERFKPWYALGAGLSFYLVWNIATLVGIVAGSQIPNLDRFGLEFAVAATFIALVVPTIKDSPILVSVLVALVLSVAMAYFSIEGGLIISSVCGMVSGFACESLMRNKKLKHNTQSDQSIEGER
- the fusA gene encoding elongation factor G, translating into MPVNKIRNIAFIGQTGTGKTSLIERLLFESKTINTLGRVEKGDTVTDFDPQSIQYKHSIEATPIALCWDNHRMNYIDTPGQAELLGRTFSIFPAVESTALVLDANTPLNQVSDRLFAFAKEQKKCQMIVVNKIDLNSNKVVELMADIAEHFGDSCLPINLPSEDGTSVVDCYFEPKYDTATLFDNVTMAHESLVDQVIEVDEELMEVYLEQGSELSPNQLHDPFEESLRTGHIIPICFVSAETGAGVEQLLRILAEIMPMPNEGNPPLLEKEGKQVKVNCDSLEHSVAHVYKISVDPYMGKLAYIRLFQGEINAGSQLYIGESNKAFKVGHLYQLQGKQRREIQKAIAGDYCVLAKVDDLFFDSVVHDSHEEDGIHMRTLSFPQSMYSLVVKPKKRGDEQKLSEILNRISAEDPSIRIEHRVRTNETLISGQGEFHLKVALEKMAMVYKLEVETSQPSVEYFETITKPAEGQYRHKKQSGGAGQFGEVQLKVRPLERGAGFSFVNKVVGGSIPTSLIPAVEKGVWQALEDGAISGNPIKDIEVTVYEGKYHSVDSKEIAFVIAGKKAFLDAVNKADPIVLEPIVQLDLHIPTQCVGDVSGDLSGNRGLIEGSQPEPNNFTLLKAKSPINELQEYSRRIRAITGGEGTFSMTLSHYEPAPPAVQKKVCKEATQ
- a CDS encoding EAL domain-containing protein; translation: MIAADNAMYEAKRNKRHSACYYTDEIGDKISERNQLSSKLRHAIENEQLYLVFQPIICSNSGTIKGYEALTRWNLDGTHINPELVVSLAEDIGASEIFYKWLIKTALKETSHFLKQSQFVAINVSAKQFLDEYFLTNTRQFLSMYDDFLIELEITETSLLTDFEETTYRIDELNKLGIKVMIDDFGTGYSSLSRLKHLNVDKIKIDRSFLLDAEIDPKSAGIYESIVGLAQKLDIDVVAEGIETTQQFAFLGQFSPIYMQGYLFQKPLPKEKQRPEAEIRSIILKTDD
- the yqfB gene encoding N(4)-acetylcytidine aminohydrolase, with protein sequence MTFFERFETDILSGKKTITIRDESEKDYEINSVVQVSTYETGRWFCALKIVSVTAIQFDDLTEFHAQQENMSLPELKAVIREIYPNVDSLYVIAYYLV
- a CDS encoding tripartite tricarboxylate transporter permease → MDILSIFTGMLWQIFTSPTLVLILVGSTFLGIIFGAMPGLTATLGVALLTTLTYGLDSQTALLALLAIYVGGVYGGMYTAILLNIPGTAASAATAMDGYPMAKKGQVGRAFGLTTTSSLIGSFIGMIFVALLSPVIAQAALQFTSYEYFLLALFGILISGSLTSPDLAIKGWVAGLFGIWLSTIGQDHMQMYPRFTFGMHELDNGIDVVPVLIGAFGMPQIMSVLESKMKMGKMGSSFGKLLPDFKTMYKNTKNIVSSALIGVGIGAVPGIGEDIAAWVAYGVARKTNKNPEEFGTGKAEGVIATATANQACVGGAMIPLLSLGIPGSPPAVMLLGALMLHNIAPGPMLLKTNPTFIPEVTAILFAAAIAMWICGMILSKQVIYILRIPQTLFMPLIAVLCVIGSFALGLRVFNLYLMGIIGVISYFFMKLRIPIAPLVIGVILGPMADTSLRTGLKTTGGSLWPMVERPISLALVVIILLILSSQIPAFNKLIRYLFGSVKRALATSS
- a CDS encoding tetratricopeptide repeat protein, translating into MKNLLVLFVALFISFSGVAAEKYSESDILERPLVERYILDELKALRQDQQDLERRMVIQITDRELEVADKSMNYANVTVTYFFYIIAGVASLIALVGWQSLKEMKQSTKEMADARLNKLAKEYETKFLALERDLKRKTRIISENNQEIEIINEVHNLWLRAQNAQTPEQKMEVCDEILQIRPGDLEALTYKADAAMEMSEYHWAMSLCNRVLEVDDKNAHALYQRACSYARLGAEEQAIYDLHRSIEVSASIRELAAEEPDLESLRGNLQFDSLIEGAEGSQV